Proteins from one Bacteroides zhangwenhongii genomic window:
- a CDS encoding FAD-dependent oxidoreductase: protein MFNTDALQADFVIVGGGISGVCAAITAARQGLKVVLIQDRPVLGGNGSSEIRLWMLGATSHMGNNNRWAREGGVIDEIMVENTFRNPEGNPIIFDSVMLDKVVSEPNITLLLNTCVYEVKKSAGHKIESVRGFCSQNSTMYEITAPLFCDASGDGVVGFLSGAPYRMGAESREEFGEKFAPDEDYGELLGHSLYFYTKDTGKSVKYVAPSYAMDVTKTVPRFRSFNAKEHGCKLWWVEYGGDLDTVHDTEQIKWELWKVIYGAWDYIKNSGKYPEAETMTLEWVGCIPGKRESRRFEGDYMLIQQDVIEQRHHEDAVSYGGWSIDLHPAAGVFGEESACNQWHSKGVYQIPYRCLYSRGIENLFLAGRIISVSHVAFGSTRVMATSAHSAQAVAMAATMCLKENISPREVYSLGKVSELQKKLSRMGQYIPDMIIRDEENLVTKATLTASSEYHFKGFPADGEMQVLDESVAQMIPLQKGDVLGKVQVDLCASEETALEVELRISSKAFNHTPDVVLETKILALHQGKQQLELVFGTVMPEEQYVFLVFKKNPLVQLQYTQERITGILSVFNTVNEAVSNFGKQTPREDIGIEEFEFWCPKRRPEGYNIAIRTEKDCYAFSVSNINNGIDRPVQSPNAWVAELKDPNPTLTIKWDAAISVGKLSLFFDTDYDQPMETVQMTHPENKMPFCVEKYRIYDGANQLIYEKNDNHQSINEIIFPEKLVTDEIRIVLEHPSGLIPAALFAVKCYE, encoded by the coding sequence ATGTTTAACACGGATGCCCTTCAGGCTGATTTTGTAATAGTAGGCGGAGGTATTTCAGGGGTTTGTGCTGCTATAACTGCGGCTCGTCAAGGTCTGAAAGTAGTGCTTATACAAGATCGTCCGGTATTGGGGGGGAATGGTTCCAGCGAAATAAGGTTGTGGATGCTCGGAGCAACTTCTCATATGGGAAATAATAATCGCTGGGCGCGTGAAGGCGGTGTGATAGATGAAATTATGGTGGAAAATACGTTCCGCAATCCGGAGGGAAATCCGATCATTTTTGATTCTGTCATGCTTGACAAGGTGGTAAGCGAACCAAATATAACTTTATTGCTGAATACCTGCGTGTATGAGGTAAAAAAGAGTGCTGGTCATAAAATAGAAAGTGTCAGAGGGTTTTGTAGCCAGAACAGTACTATGTACGAAATAACTGCTCCTTTGTTTTGTGATGCTTCTGGTGATGGTGTTGTCGGTTTTCTTTCCGGGGCTCCTTATCGTATGGGGGCTGAAAGCCGAGAGGAGTTTGGCGAAAAGTTTGCACCGGATGAGGATTATGGTGAGCTTTTGGGACACAGTTTATATTTCTACACAAAAGATACTGGCAAATCGGTTAAATATGTAGCTCCTTCTTATGCGATGGATGTCACGAAGACTGTTCCCCGATTTCGTAGTTTCAATGCGAAAGAACATGGTTGTAAATTATGGTGGGTTGAATATGGCGGCGACTTGGATACGGTACATGATACGGAACAAATTAAATGGGAACTGTGGAAGGTTATTTATGGAGCCTGGGATTATATCAAGAACTCGGGCAAATATCCGGAAGCGGAGACAATGACGCTGGAATGGGTAGGCTGTATTCCCGGAAAACGGGAGAGCAGAAGGTTTGAAGGCGATTATATGCTGATTCAGCAAGATGTCATAGAACAAAGACATCATGAAGATGCGGTCTCTTATGGCGGATGGAGTATTGATTTACATCCGGCAGCCGGCGTGTTCGGTGAGGAATCTGCTTGTAATCAGTGGCATTCGAAAGGGGTATATCAGATTCCTTACCGTTGTCTTTATAGCAGGGGAATTGAGAATCTATTTCTTGCAGGAAGAATTATTAGTGTATCGCATGTTGCTTTCGGTTCAACCCGTGTAATGGCTACTTCTGCACACAGTGCTCAGGCTGTTGCGATGGCTGCGACGATGTGTCTGAAAGAAAACATCTCTCCGAGAGAAGTATATTCTTTAGGGAAAGTATCTGAATTGCAAAAGAAATTATCAAGAATGGGGCAGTATATCCCTGATATGATAATCAGGGACGAAGAGAATTTGGTAACGAAAGCGACTTTGACTGCATCCAGTGAGTACCATTTTAAGGGGTTTCCGGCGGATGGGGAGATGCAGGTGCTGGATGAGTCTGTAGCTCAAATGATTCCTTTACAAAAAGGGGATGTATTGGGAAAAGTGCAAGTTGATCTTTGCGCTTCTGAAGAAACAGCTTTGGAAGTGGAACTTCGTATTAGCAGTAAAGCATTCAATCATACTCCGGATGTGGTTCTGGAAACTAAAATACTAGCTTTGCATCAAGGTAAACAACAGTTAGAGTTAGTTTTTGGAACAGTGATGCCGGAGGAGCAATATGTTTTTCTTGTTTTCAAGAAAAATCCTTTGGTGCAGTTGCAATATACTCAAGAAAGGATTACTGGAATTTTGTCTGTATTTAATACGGTGAATGAAGCTGTTTCCAACTTTGGAAAACAAACTCCCCGAGAAGATATTGGAATAGAGGAATTTGAGTTCTGGTGTCCGAAGCGGAGACCAGAGGGATATAATATCGCTATTCGAACAGAAAAAGACTGTTATGCTTTTTCTGTTTCGAATATTAATAATGGTATTGACCGTCCGGTTCAATCACCAAATGCTTGGGTGGCAGAATTGAAAGATCCGAATCCGACTTTGACAATTAAATGGGATGCTGCTATTTCTGTCGGGAAGCTCTCTCTCTTTTTTGATACAGATTATGATCAGCCTATGGAAACAGTTCAAATGACACATCCGGAAAATAAAATGCCGTTCTGTGTAGAGAAATATAGAATATATGATGGCGCAAATCAATTGATTTATGAGAAGAATGATAATCATCAATCGATAAATGAGATCATATTTCCAGAGAAGTTGGTTACGGATGAGATCAGAATCGTTCTGGAACATCCTTCCGGCCTGATCCCAGCAGCTTTATTTGCAGTAAAGTGTTATGAATAA